One window of Marinobacterium aestuarii genomic DNA carries:
- a CDS encoding DUF2238 domain-containing protein, whose amino-acid sequence MHSAFQRKTPALLWLLVFGAVLLWSAIAPKDRLTWWLEVMPALAALALLAATRDRFPLTPLCYGLILLHCIILMVGGHYTYAEVPLFDQIAQWSGSSRNNYDKVGHFAQGFVPAIAAREILLRLDVVNGNYWRAFLVVCFCLAFSAFYELIEWWVALLSAEAAESFLGTQGYIWDTQSDMLMALIGAICALGLLSSLHDRQLARLQPGA is encoded by the coding sequence ATGCATTCTGCTTTTCAGCGCAAGACCCCGGCACTGCTGTGGCTGCTGGTGTTCGGCGCCGTGCTGCTCTGGTCGGCCATTGCGCCCAAGGATCGCCTGACCTGGTGGCTGGAGGTCATGCCGGCGCTGGCCGCCCTGGCCCTGCTCGCCGCCACACGGGATCGCTTCCCCCTCACGCCGCTGTGTTACGGCCTGATCCTGCTACATTGCATCATCCTGATGGTAGGGGGGCATTATACATACGCTGAGGTGCCGCTATTCGATCAGATCGCACAATGGAGCGGCAGTTCACGCAACAACTACGACAAGGTCGGGCATTTCGCCCAGGGGTTTGTGCCGGCCATAGCCGCGCGGGAGATATTGCTGCGCCTGGATGTCGTCAATGGCAACTACTGGCGTGCCTTTCTTGTCGTCTGTTTTTGCCTCGCGTTCAGCGCCTTTTACGAGCTGATCGAATGGTGGGTCGCGCTGCTGAGCGCAGAGGCCGCCGAGTCTTTCCTGGGCACCCAGGGATACATCTGGGATACCCAGTCCGACATGCTCATGGCGCTGATCGGGGCCATCTGCGCCCTGGGGTTGCTCAGCAGCCTGCACGACCGCCAGCTTGCCCGCTTGCAACCGGGAGCCTAG
- the pip gene encoding prolyl aminopeptidase yields the protein MRTLYPDFPPYAEHRLQVDDIHNLYVEESGSPQGIPVLFLHGGPGGGCSATHRRFFDPTKYRIILFDQRGCGRSRPHASLVDNTTSHLVADMERIRALLGVDRWLLFGGSWGSTLSLVYAQTHPERVCGLILRGIFLCRDQDLQWFYQRGANALFPDYWEHFEQPIPPAERGDMLRAYHRRLTADNEIGRLSAAKAWSLWEGRCSTLDPNSQVVDHCADPHVALAMARIEAHYFVNQAFLEPDQILRDTHIIRDIPTVIVQGRYDVVCPPEQAHALHKALPQAELHLVRDAGHSAFEPGIISNLVEATDDFARSLA from the coding sequence ATGCGCACCCTGTACCCCGACTTTCCACCCTACGCAGAACACCGTCTGCAGGTCGACGATATCCACAACCTGTACGTGGAAGAAAGTGGCAGCCCCCAGGGTATACCGGTGCTGTTCCTGCATGGCGGCCCGGGGGGCGGGTGCAGCGCGACCCACAGACGCTTCTTTGACCCCACCAAGTACCGCATCATTCTGTTCGATCAGCGCGGCTGCGGCCGCTCCAGACCCCACGCATCCCTGGTGGATAACACGACCTCGCACCTGGTGGCCGATATGGAGCGCATCCGCGCCCTGCTGGGAGTTGATCGCTGGCTGCTGTTTGGCGGTTCCTGGGGCTCGACCCTGAGTCTGGTATACGCCCAGACCCACCCGGAGCGGGTCTGTGGCCTGATACTGCGCGGCATTTTTCTGTGCCGCGATCAGGATCTGCAGTGGTTTTATCAGCGCGGCGCCAATGCCCTGTTTCCAGACTATTGGGAACATTTCGAGCAGCCGATTCCGCCTGCCGAGCGCGGCGACATGCTGCGGGCCTACCACCGCCGCCTGACCGCAGACAACGAAATTGGCCGCCTGTCCGCCGCCAAGGCCTGGTCCCTCTGGGAGGGTCGCTGCTCGACGCTGGACCCCAACAGCCAGGTTGTCGATCACTGCGCCGACCCTCATGTGGCATTGGCCATGGCCCGTATCGAGGCACATTACTTCGTCAACCAGGCCTTCCTTGAACCTGACCAGATTCTGCGGGATACCCACATCATCCGTGATATTCCCACTGTCATAGTGCAGGGGCGCTACGATGTCGTCTGCCCGCCGGAGCAGGCCCACGCGCTGCACAAGGCGCTGCCCCAGGCCGAACTGCACCTGGTGCGCGACGCCGGTCACTCGGCGTTCGAGCCCGGCATCATCAGCAACCTGGTGGAAGCCACTGACGACTTCGCCCGCAGCCTGGCCTGA
- a CDS encoding cupin domain-containing protein, which yields MIAVNGDMARRVHIHTDAEPWLPSPGGEVLRKRLHLVGTAEGGEVTSLVRYPAGAKFPLHPHPAGEEILVLEGVFTDQEGDWPAGSYLLSPEGYEHAPSSKEGCLLFVKLRQYAGSRHHFSVTTKARDWQPKEACVEFKMLYQEQDYAETMRLERWSPDTLLAPRVYPGGVEILVIEGSFNDEQGDYQRHDWLRLPAGAKHRPASKTGCKLYIKEAGLAALTSVPTVA from the coding sequence ATGATAGCAGTCAATGGCGATATGGCCCGGCGTGTCCATATCCACACAGACGCCGAGCCCTGGCTGCCAAGTCCTGGGGGCGAAGTGCTGCGCAAGCGGCTGCACCTGGTGGGCACGGCCGAGGGCGGCGAGGTGACATCCCTGGTGCGCTACCCTGCGGGTGCAAAATTTCCGCTGCATCCCCATCCCGCTGGGGAAGAAATCCTGGTACTGGAAGGCGTCTTTACCGATCAGGAAGGCGACTGGCCGGCGGGCAGCTATCTGCTCAGCCCGGAGGGTTATGAGCATGCGCCTTCATCGAAGGAGGGCTGCCTGCTGTTCGTAAAGTTGCGTCAGTACGCAGGATCCAGGCACCATTTTTCGGTCACCACCAAGGCGCGTGACTGGCAACCGAAGGAGGCCTGCGTGGAGTTCAAGATGCTGTATCAGGAACAGGATTATGCCGAAACCATGCGGCTGGAGCGCTGGAGTCCGGACACTCTGCTGGCGCCGCGCGTCTATCCAGGCGGCGTTGAAATACTGGTGATCGAAGGCAGTTTTAACGACGAGCAGGGTGACTATCAACGTCATGACTGGCTGCGTTTGCCTGCCGGTGCCAAGCACAGGCCGGCCAGCAAGACCGGCTGCAAGCTGTATATCAAGGAAGCGGGCCTGGCGGCACTCACTTCGGTGCCGACCGTAGCCTAA
- the dtd gene encoding D-aminoacyl-tRNA deacylase: protein MKALIQRVSQAQVMVGDECTGRIGAGMLLLLGVERNDDQAAADKLLSKVLGYRIFGDEDGKMNLNLPQSGGGLLVVSQFTLVADTRKGLRPGFSSGASPALGEQLYDYFLQQARERHPEVACGRFGADMQVSLTNNGPVTFLLES from the coding sequence ATGAAAGCTTTGATACAGCGGGTCAGTCAGGCCCAGGTGATGGTGGGCGACGAGTGCACCGGACGCATAGGTGCCGGCATGCTGCTACTGCTGGGTGTTGAGCGCAACGATGATCAGGCGGCGGCCGACAAGTTGCTGAGCAAGGTACTGGGATATCGTATTTTCGGCGACGAAGACGGCAAGATGAACCTGAATCTGCCCCAGTCAGGCGGTGGCCTGCTGGTCGTCTCCCAGTTCACCCTGGTGGCAGACACCCGCAAGGGTCTGCGCCCCGGTTTTTCCTCAGGTGCCAGCCCTGCGCTGGGCGAGCAGCTGTATGACTACTTCCTGCAGCAGGCCCGCGAGCGTCATCCCGAGGTGGCCTGCGGGCGCTTTGGCGCTGATATGCAGGTCTCCCTGACCAACAATGGCCCCGTCACCTTTCTGCTGGAAAGTTAA